The Pongo pygmaeus isolate AG05252 chromosome 20, NHGRI_mPonPyg2-v2.0_pri, whole genome shotgun sequence sequence ATTAAAGTTGAAATTATCCTTTTGACAGTAAGAGCAGGATCAGACTGAAGGTAGGGGAGTGAGAATGATTCAGTGCCTTCCTTTTTTAGGCCATTGTGCTGGGTGCTCTATGTAGGTTATCTTGTTTAATCCCTTCAACTTCTCTTTGAAGTAGGCAgaatgcccattttacagatgacaaagcTGAGGATCAAAGAGGTTATGTTACTTGACAAGGGTCACAGAGCTACTAAGAGTCACATCCAGTATTCAGACACAGGATGGGAATAATTCCAAAATGCATGTTCTTGCTGCAAAGTAGACTCGTGGGACTGATTACAAATACATCTTTGTTGTTGCACTGAGGAACATTAACCCAAACTTGATGTTACACTGTGTCTTCAGGAATAATCAGTTCTACACAGAATCATTTCCATGAGAAAATAAGCCCATGAAAACCGGCTATGCTTACCTTGTTAGGTGGGTCATTGGAGTGGTCCTGAGCTGGAGAAGCAAAAGAAGAGTTAGCAATCCATGGAAATGCAAAGCTGACTTAAGGTGATTCTAGCTGAAGGAGGTGGCAGTTGGAGGGTGGGGAGTTTAAGGATCAGTTAAGGAATTTACTTCCCTCGGAGTGTATGGTCCAGACCCAGCACGTTAGTACCAGAGAAGGGGCAGGGGCAGAACCACAGGAGGCCACAATCCACTTGTGAAGAGTTCTACCAGTTCACAAGGCCTTGATTTTTGCCCAGAGGTGTTTCTCAGCAACATGCTCCAGTGGCAAGGAGGGGCATTGAGACTTGTAGCACCCACAGCACCCACAAGATAAGGAAAGTCTCACCAAGGGAGAGTGCCCACATCCGTAATAGAGGCAGGAGGCGGAAGGAGTAAGGCTGAGGAAATGGCTCCTGGAAACATGGGATCTTCCTCAGGGCTGCCTGGCCTAGGCAGAGTGAGCCTCTCTCCTCAGATGTGTCTCAGGGGACTCCTGTGGCTAGGAAGGGTGGGAAGACCTATGCCACCTTAGGGTTGGGAAACAGAGATACTTTCTGTGAAAATTCAGAAAGGAGGGAGTGGTTTGGGAATCCAGGATTCCCTGCCAGGGGAGGGCACGTGGTGGAACATACCAGTTCTCACTGGGGTAAGTGGCTTTACTTACTGTGGTTGGAGACTGAGGGTTTGTGCTCTGTGAGATCACGCTGGTCGCTTGCCCTAAATAAATATCAGACACTGTGACTGCTGTTCCCAAGCACAGGATCTTTGTTCCTTAAATTAGGAAGGACACTGTGAGCAGGTAATTCCTTAGAGTCCTTGATGTTCATACTGCCTTTCTTCTGAGGGCCTCGTTCTTCAGTCTAAGTACAATCCCTTCTAGTGTTTACTCTTTTCCTGTTTGCTGgatgttcacatttcatttcattctttatcAGCTGCTTCTGTGCCTACTTCTGTCCTTAGAACCTTTCCCATTTTGTTTTCTGGgatagatactttttttttttttttctctatttattgtTCAAGGGGACTTTGgttgtttttgctttctcttaGGTTCTCTTCCTATGCtatttctccctcctcttccaaTGTGGTCAACAGAGCAGATGACTTGCTTTCTCCTGctgcttctttcattttttcatttgttttccttcctaGACCTTGCTTTCCCTGACTAGGGAACAGAGGAACATAGTTGAGTCTCTCCCTCTAGATTAGATGGGGATTGGAATAGCCATGTCCAAGAGATAATGGGAGACAGGGAGCATGAAGACCAGGGAAGAGGAAACCTGTGGTAATTAGTGCCGAGAAGCAGGAGTTTAGTGGGAGGAGTATGAGATCCAGGCCCAGAGACAGGCAAAGAATTCTTTCCCTCTCCCAAGCATGGCAGTCAGCCTTGGAGGAAACAGAACAAGAGGAAAGGCCATCATACCTGCCAGTCTTCCTGAAATGCAGAAAACATGCCAGGGCTACTGCTATCAGAGCAACCAGGGCCAATACTCCAATCACAATGCCAGCAATGGCCCCAGCTGAGAGGCCATTTTCTTGTGATGGATAATTATCTGtcatggaaagaaaagaggagaagaaaTGAAGGTGAAATTATTTTACAGTGGGGGCTGGGCAACAACTCTCAGAATGAAGTGGTTTCTAATTGTTCCTTCAAGGAATACAGTTTCATTGTAGGAAGGTTGCTGGAAGGTGATTAGCTAACTATAcccttgcaatttttttttcaatcaccatatttctttttttcttttcttttttttttttgagacagagtcttgctctgtcgctcaggctggagtgcagtagcatgatcttggctcactgcaacctctgcctcccaggttcaagcgattctcctgtctcagcctttcaagtagctgggactacaggcacatgccaccaagcctggctaatttttgtatttttttagtagagatggggtttcaccatattggtcagactagtcttgaactcctgacctcgtgatctgcctgcctcggcctcccaaagtgcttggattataggcatgagccactgcgcccaactcCAGTCACCACGTTTCTAGGTTGATGATCTCTCTTTTGTCAATTCCACCCTGGCCTTTCTGCACTCAGACATTTTTAAggctttgaaatgtgagaaagGCTGATTGCTATTTTGTATGTGATTAGAACTTTCCACCTTTTTCGTGGTTGCATCTTTTTCTCAGTGTCTCAGTTGTGGCAGTCGGTGCATTCTGAATTCACCACCTCTTTTGCATAGAGAATTGGCTTCCCACAGGCTCCCAGCAGGGGTATGAAAGCAAGCTCAGTTTTGTGTGACTGTTTTACTCTGAAGTGTGAATGGCTGGAGGACTCCCTGTCAGCCTTGCAGAAACGCTCTTAGaactgcactgcaggctgggcatggtggctcgcgcctgtaatcccagcactttgggaggctgaggtgggtggatcacgaggtcaggagttcaagaccagcctggccaagatggtgaaaccccatctctactaaaaatacaaaatttagctaggcgcggtggcaggtgcctataatcccagctacttgggaggctgaggcaggagaatcgcttgaacctggggggcagaggttgcagtgagccgagatcacaccactgcactcaagcctgggcgatagagtgagactctgtctcaaaaaaaaaaaaaaaaaccaaaaaaaaaactgcactgCAATCTAaaacttcctttctctctttctcttccacagGAATCAGATCTGCATCATGGTCTGAGGTTCCTCTCACTCTCTCCTCACTTTCCCTCTCAGGCATTTACCCCAATAAATTATCTTGTATGTTTAATCCCATCTTCACTGTATCGCAGTAGATGGAAACTAACATACCAGGCTTAAGACTTtgctttacttcctttttttcccctttcccatATTTGATTATAGCCATGTCCCAGTGGGTTTCTTGTATAATGCTTCtccctccatatatatatatatatatatatatatatatataaataataccttttgcatctatttcttctttttcttctcttttttttttttttttttttttgaggcaggttctcactctgtcacccaggctggagtgcagtggcacaatcatggctcactgtagcctcttgggatcaagtgattctcccacctcagtgtcctcagtagctgggactacaagcacatgccaccatacctggctaatttttttctttctttgttttttttttgagaccgagtttcgctcttgttgcccaggctagagtgcaatggtgtgatctcggctcactgcaacctctgcctcccaggttcaagtgattctcctgcctcagcctcctgagtagctgggattacaggcatgtgccaccacgcccggctaattttgtatttttagtagagatggcgtttctccatgcttgtcaggctggtcttgaactctcgacctcaggtgacctgcctgcctcggcctcccaaagtgctgggattacaggcgtgagccaccatgcccgcccacctggctaatttaaaaaagtaatttttgtagagatagggttccactatattgcccaggctggtcttggactcctgggctcaagagatcctccagcctcggcctcccaagtgttgggattacaggtgtgagccactgcgtccagcctatttcttctttatatctgTTGCAACTATTTGGGGCTTAACCCTCACCAGTCAACTCAGGCTGGTGATTAATGCTATGTTAGCTACTTTTGTGGGGtacttcctgtgtgccaggccctgtgctgctaaatgctttacatgtatcTCATTTGATCCATAAAATAGTGCTGTCTGGTagacattatttccattttaaacatgaaaaaaaatggaagcttAGAGTGGTAAAAAGCTTACCTAAAGTCAGATGGCTAGTGAGAGGTGGATCTGAGATTCGACTCTAGGactacctgatttcaaggctAATGATAACAGTAGTAGTAATAGCAGGTAACATTTAGGAAACATTTGCTATGTTTCACAGGtatgagcgtggtggctcacacctgtaatcccagcactttgggaaacagatgggaggattgcttgagcccaggagttcgagttcagcctgggtaacatggtgaggtTCTGTCTCTccgaaaacaaaaataaaaatatattagccaggtgtggtagcatgtactacttaggaggctaaggtgggggaattgcttgagcccaggaagttgaggctgcagtgagctgtgtttgcaccactgcactctagtctgggtgacagattgaggccctatctcaaaaacaaaacaaaaacccaaaacccgTGCAATACTATGGAGCAGGCATTCTCAGTGCAATTTTCGGTTGAGGAATCCGAGGCTCAGAGTAGTTAAgaatcttgtgcaagaaagaaatttataactgtaggccaggtacagtgatgcacgactgtaatcccagcaatttgggaggctgaggcaggtgtatcacttgagctcagggatttgagaccagctgggcaagatggtgaaaccctatctctacaaaagattacaaaaattagccgggggtggtggtgcgtgtctgtagtttcagctacccaggaggctgaagcaggaggattgcttgaacctgggaggttgaggctgcggtgagccatgatcagcctcggtgacagagtgagaacctgtctcagaccaaaaaaaaaaagttgttcttCAAAAAAGATCACTATAATTGACAACTTTTAACTAGATtgactaagaaagaaagaagattcaaattactaaagtcagaaatgaaagtgaaacATTACTACTAATTCTGCAGAAATAATAAGGATTATAAGAGTACTATGAGCAATTgaatgccaacaaattggataacctggatgaaatgaacaaattcctagaaacacaaaacctGCCATGATAGAAtcatgaataaatagaaaatccgAATAGACCTATAACCAGTAATGAAGATGAGTCgataaaagcatttgacaaaattcaacattctttcatgctaaaaaacactgaaactaggaatagaaggaaattctCAACATAATAAATGCTACACGTGAAAACCCCCAGCTACATCATAGTCAATGGTGAAAGATTGAAAACTTTTCctttaagatcaagaacaagacaaggatgcctgcttttgccacttctattcaatgtagtattggAAGACCTAgacagaacaattaggcaagaaaaaaaaagcatctagattggaaagaagtaaaattataccTGTTTGCAGAAAACACCaacttatatatagaaaaccctagagattccacaaaaaaactattagaataataaattcagcaaagtggcaggatacaaaatcaacatgcaaaaatcagttgtatttttgTATACTAATAACAATtcaaaggaaaattaagaaaaaaattctatgtataagagctttaaaaatacttagaaataaacttaaccaaagaggtgaaagatttgtaccctgaaaatacaaaacattgccaaaagaaattaaataagacataAATGGAAAACACACCCCAttttcatggattagaagacttaatattgttaagatgacagtactacccaaagtgatctacagattcagtgcaatctctatcaaaattacagtaatattttttgcagaaatagaaaaattcattctaaaatttatatagactCTGAAGGGACCAtggatagccaaagcaatcttgaaaaagaacaaagttgaagggcTCACACTTCCTGGTTTCAAAATTTTTTACAAAGCTACGGTAATCATCACACccataatcttagcactttgggaggtggaggtgggtggattgcttgagctcaggagtttgagaccagccttggcaacatggtgaaaccccatctctatgaagaaaagcaaaaaaacaaaacaaaacaaaacaaacccaaacaacaacaataaaacaaacaaaatccaaaagctacagtaatcaaaacaatatggtactggcaaaaagaaatagaaaccagtGGAATAAAATATAGAGCCCAGAAAGAAATGTTTGCATACATAGCCAAATggtttttgacaagggtgccaagatcattcagtggggaaaggataatcttttcaacaaatggcattgaagaaactggatatccatgcaaaagaatgaaatttaacCTTTATGTAacaccacatataaaaattaattcaaaatgcataaaagacctaaatgtaagagctaaaactataaagctctTGGAAGATAGAGTGAAAACTTTGGAACATagaatttggcaatgatttcttagctATGACACTAAAAGCATAGGCAATGAAAGAAGAAGTAGAGAAattggacttcatgaaaattaaaagctTATGTGTATCAAAGCACATtatcacaaaaatgaaaagacctcttatagaatgggagaaaatatttgagaatcatatatctgataagggattaatatccaaaatatataaagaactactgCAACTCAACAAAAAATCCCCAAACAACCtaattaaaacatgggcaaaggacttgaataaacatttctccaaagaagataaatggccaataagcacatgaaaagatgccaaATATTTCTAAtcattagggaagtgcaaatcaaaactccAATGATATACCACCTTATAACCATTAGGGTagccattataaaaaacaaaacaaaacaaaaccagaaagcaACAAATGTTcttgaggatgtagagaaattggaactctagtgcattgctggtgggaatgtgaaatggtatagccactgtggaaaatggtATGATGGTTCTTCAAAATTAAATAggattaccatttgatccagcaattccacttctgaatatctatttaaaagaactgaaagcagggatttGAACAGATGTTTGTGTACCCATGTTTGtaatagcattattcataatagccaaaaggtggaagcaacctaactgtccatagatggatgagtggataagcaaaatgtgatatatctatCTACACAGCATAATATTATTCAGTCtccaaaaggaatgaaattctgatacattctACAACGTAGATGGACCTTGAAGACATTGTGCTAaatgaagtaagccagacacaaaaggacaaatattgcatgctTCCATCTGTATGAGAGGTACTTAGAATAGTTAAATACGgcgtgggcacagtggctcattcctgtaatcccagcactttgggaggccgcggctgagaccaggagattgagaccagcctgggcaacacagtgaaaccccatctctacaaaaaaacttaaaaacttagccaggcatggtggtgcactcctgtagtcccagctactctggaggctgaggtggcaggattgcttgagcccaggggattgAGGCGGGagtgagctttgatcacaccacagcactccagcctgggtgacagagtgagaccctgtctcaaaacaacaaaacaaacaaaaaaacccaaccaaccaaaaaaaaaaaaaacaaaaaacaacaactaagtatatgtatatttgaTTCAGAGcctgagttcttttttttctttgagacagagtcttgctcttgcccagactggagtgcagtggtgcggtcttggctcactgaaagctccgcctcccgggttcacgccattctcccgcctcagcctccggagtagctgggactacaggcacctgccaccacgcccagctaatttttttttgtatttttagtagagatggggtttcaccatattagccaggatgggctcgatctcctgacctcgtgatccgcccgcctcggcctcccaaattgctggaactacaggtgtgagccactgcgcccggcctgagctGAGCTCTTAACCACTTTACAATTCTGTTTGCTATAATGGTCTCTTCATTGATATTCTGCCTCCTGTGAGTTTTATCCATTTTGCACACCATTGACAGAGTGATCCTCCAGGGACATAGGAAGGGGTGAGGAGTCACTTACACTTTACGGACAGCATGATGGGGTCGCTTTGGTTCTTACTGATTGAGTTGAAGACCTCACACCAATACTTCCCCGCATCCTCCCTCTTGACAGGGTTTATGCTGAGGGTGGTGTTGCCCTGGGACAGCTTCATCCTCTCCGAGGACGGGAGACTCTGGTTTTCGAAGAACCAACTGATGGAGATTCCAGTGTCATTTGTGGAGCAGGTCAGGTTCACAGAGTCCTTATCTTCGGTGactgtggtcttgctggctttgaTTTGGGGCTTTACTACTGGACTTAGCTCTGTGGACAAGCAGAGTATCTGAGATAACCTACTGAGAATAGAGttggggcctggggcctggggctATGCTCCTTTCCCTGAGATCTTAGCCAGCTCTCAGGTCCCACAGTGAGCTGTGCAAAGGTGACCAACCAGGGGATAGCCCTGACCCTCTGCAGAAGGTCGAGTGTCTTTGTTTAGGTGATGATGTGTAAGGAGAGGGCTGCACCTCCCTCCTGACCCCAGATCGTCTCAGAGTGACCCTCTGGGTATCTCTATATCCCCACTTGGAATCCTCTTCTCAGCGCACAGACCAAGCAACCTCATCATCAGGTAGAATGTTTTtcccactgactttttttttttttttcagacagagtctcgctctgtcacccaggccggaatgcagtggcatgatctcggctcactgcaagctctgcctcccgggttcaagccattctcctgcctcagcctcccgagtagctgggactaaaggcatgtgccaccacgcccagctaattttttgtatttttagtagagacggggtttcaccatgttagccaggatggtcttgatctcctgacctcgtgatccgcctgcctcggcctcccaaagtgctgggattacaggcatgagccaccgtgcctggcctcccacTGACCCTCTCCTGGAGCTTTCTGTGATCAGGCATCCTTCCTGTGACTGTCACTTTACATACAAAAGGGAAGGTAgtgtttcttttcattaaataattttttagggAATGATGATGCCCCATCCAGTCTTCATGACCTTACTATCTGGAGTTCCAATCCGAAGGATTTCCCACTGTAAAGAGGAGTTTTACTTCCTGGTCTGTGGATAGAATATCACGGTGAAGGAGATTCCTAGAGTAGGCACAGTGTTAACAAAAGGCTGATATTCTTACCTTCTCTACAAATACACGCTGTTTGGCATTGCCCATTCTCTCCAATGCAGAGCCCCTGTGGCTGAATCTCCCAATTTCTCCAAGTGTGGGTCACTCACTGTGCTCTGTGCTATCCCATGTGCTGTGCCCACAGCCTCATACAGCTGGTGACTTCAGAGCCAGGACAAGCTCAGGGAGGCAGCCTGACCCAGGGGAGGTTCAGGTGTTGACTgccttttttaatttattttttgagacagagtctctctctgtcgtccaggctggagtgcagtggtgccatctcggcttattgcgacctctgcctcccaggttcaagtgattcttgcgcctcagcctccctagtgactgggattacaggcacgtgcaaccatgcctggctaattttttttttttgtatttttagtagagatggagttttgccatgttggtcaggctggtctcgaactcctgacctcaggtgatcctcccaccttggccttccaaagtgctggaatcacaggcatgaaccacagcacccagccattGACTGCCATCTTGATTTAGCTGGATTAATGACAGGCCACCTGGACACCTTCCACACACACCTGCGTCCTACCCCACATGGGGTCAGGGCAGAGCCAATCACCGGGCAAGCCGGGAGTAGAGCAGGGAGCAGAGTCTGAGCTGCTCATCCCTGATGAAGGGCATTTCCTTCTCTAATTTAGGGAAAACTACTGTGAGTCTGTTTTAAAACCTCACATATTCCTTATATCTCATGGAGTAGGTAAAAGAAGGCCAAGAAGTTACAGAAGGGACATGTTAGTAACAGAAGCAAATTGACCTTGAGGACCCTTTCTGCTTCCCCCTCTGTGAAGCCTGTCCTGCTACATGGGGCTTTGTGGGGCTGAGAGAACCCCCTCGCCACATTCCAGGCTGGACCTAAGGTCAGCTgtgagaaatcagaaaaacaaagggAAGAGAGTCTGCAGAGATGAATTGAGAGGGTTCAGGGGAGAATTTGGACTTGTTTGTGCCTGTTGGATACAGGCTGGAAAGGAAAATTTCCTCTCTGCTCCTATTTGAAAACCAGAAAGCTTGTACCCCAGATCTTAGTGTTGATGCTCCAGGAATTACTTACCAGTGACTATGATCGTTTTGACTGTGGTCCTGTTGCGGCCAGTGACTGAGTTATTGGCGTGGCAGGTATAGGATCCACTATTATTCACAGTGATGTTGGGGATAAAGAGCTCTTGTGTGCTTTGCTGGAATGTTCCATTGATAAGCCAGGAGTACTGTGCAGGTGGGTTAGAGGCTGCATAGCAGGAGAGGCTGAGGTTTGCCCCTGGACGGTAATAGGTGTCTGAAGGGGAAATGGTGGGGGTGTCCGGGCCATCTGGAGCAAAGAGAATAAAGCCACAGGTGATGTCACCAGAGGGAAGGGGAAGCTGCTGGTCTGGAGAAGCGCCACAGTGTTCCTCTCTATTAAGTCACAACCCTGAAGTCCCAACCAAACCTCCATTGTGTCCACTGAGTCTGGGTCTGAGACATTCACCTGtttctcccatcacaggctgTGGACCCTGAGCCTCCCAGGACAGGAGCAGCCTCTCCCCTCCTATTCTTGGTTCAGGCTGGGGCTGCCCAGGTTTGCTTGGGACAGGAAGTCATGGCCAGCCTGGGTGTCCAAGGTTAAGGGTCTGCGTCCTTAGACCTGAGAGGGACTGAGAGGCCTGGCCTCTGACTGTGTGGATTTGGGCtggcagcctgggccacagaggaacAGAAGATACTCACAGGTGACATTCAAGGTGACTGGGTCACTGCGGTTCGCACTCACTGGGTTCTGTATTTCACACTCATAGGGTCCTGCGTCATTCCTTGTGACACTGAGTAGAGTGAGGGTCCTGTTGCCATTGGACAGCTGCAGCCTGGGACTGATCGGGAGGCTCTGATTGTTTATCCACCACAGGTAGGTTGTGTCCTG is a genomic window containing:
- the CEACAM1 gene encoding carcinoembryonic antigen-related cell adhesion molecule 1 isoform X5; amino-acid sequence: MGHLSAPLHRVRVPWQGLLLTASLLTFWNPPTTAQLTTESTPFNVAEGKEVLLLVHNLPQNPLGYNWYKGEMVDANHRIIGYVISDQLTTPGPAYSSREKIYPNASLLIQNVTQNDTGFYTLQVIKSDLVNEEATGQFHVYPETPKPFISSNNSNPVEDNDAVALTCEPGTQDTTYLWWINNQSLPISPRLQLSNGNRTLTLLSVTRNDAGPYECEIQNPVSANRSDPVTLNVTYGPDTPTISPSDTYYRPGANLSLSCYAASNPPAQYSWLINGTFQQSTQELFIPNITVNNSGSYTCHANNSVTGRNRTTVKTIIVTGKQNLTMLPRLNSNSWAQAILPSVSQSAGITDNYPSQENGLSAGAIAGIVIGVLALVALIAVALACFLHFRKTGRASDQRDLTEHKPSVSNHTQDHSNDPPNKMNEVTYSTLNFEAQQPTQSTSASPSPTATEIIYSEVKKK
- the CEACAM1 gene encoding carcinoembryonic antigen-related cell adhesion molecule 1 isoform X1, with amino-acid sequence MGHLSAPLHRVRVPWQGLLLTASLLTFWNPPTTAQLTTESTPFNVAEGKEVLLLVHNLPQNPLGYNWYKGEMVDANHRIIGYVISDQLTTPGPAYSSREKIYPNASLLIQNVTQNDTGFYTLQVIKSDLVNEEATGQFHVYPETPKPFISSNNSNPVEDNDAVALTCEPGTQDTTYLWWINNQSLPISPRLQLSNGNRTLTLLSVTRNDAGPYECEIQNPVSANRSDPVTLNVTYGPDTPTISPSDTYYRPGANLSLSCYAASNPPAQYSWLINGTFQQSTQELFIPNITVNNSGSYTCHANNSVTGRNRTTVKTIIVTELSPVVKPQIKASKTTVTEDKDSVNLTCSTNDTGISISWFFENQSLPSSERMKLSQGNTTLSINPVKREDAGKYWCEVFNSISKNQSDPIMLSVKYNYPSQENGLSAGAIAGIVIGVLALVALIAVALACFLHFRKTGRASDQRDLTEHKPSVSNHTQDHSNDPPNKMNEVTYSTLNFEAQQPTQSTSASPSPTATEIIYSEVKKK
- the CEACAM1 gene encoding carcinoembryonic antigen-related cell adhesion molecule 1 isoform X3; amino-acid sequence: MGHLSAPLHRVRVPWQGLLLTASLLTFWNPPTTAQLTTESTPFNVAEGKEVLLLVHNLPQNPLGYNWYKGEMVDANHRIIGYVISDQLTTPGPAYSSREKIYPNASLLIQNVTQNDTGFYTLQVIKSDLVNEEATGQFHVYPETPKPFISSNNSNPVEDNDAVALTCEPGTQDTTYLWWINNQSLPISPRLQLSNGNRTLTLLSVTRNDAGPYECEIQNPVSANRSDPVTLNVTYGPDTPTISPSDTYYRPGANLSLSCYAASNPPAQYSWLINGTFQQSTQELFIPNITVNNSGSYTCHANNSVTGRNRTTVKTIIVTDNYPSQENGLSAGAIAGIVIGVLALVALIAVALACFLHFRKTGRASDQRDLTEHKPSVSNHTQDHSNDPPNKMNEVTYSTLNFEAQQPTQSTSASPSPTATEIIYSEVKKK
- the CEACAM1 gene encoding carcinoembryonic antigen-related cell adhesion molecule 1 isoform X4 — encoded protein: MGHLSAPLHRVRVPWQGLLLTASLLTFWNPPTTAQLTTESTPFNVAEGKEVLLLVHNLPQNPLGYNWYKGEMVDANHRIIGYVISDQLTTPGPAYSSREKIYPNASLLIQNVTQNDTGFYTLQVIKSDLVNEEATGQFHVYPETPKPFISSNNSNPVEDNDAVALTCEPGTQDTTYLWWINNQSLPISPRLQLSNGNRTLTLLSVTRNDAGPYECEIQNPVSANRSDPVTLNVTYGPDTPTISPSDTYYRPGANLSLSCYAASNPPAQYSWLINGTFQQSTQELFIPNITVNNSGSYTCHANNSVTGRNRTTVKTIIVTDNYPSQENGLSAGAIAGIVIGVLALVALIAVALACFLHFRKTGSSGPLQ
- the CEACAM1 gene encoding carcinoembryonic antigen-related cell adhesion molecule 1 isoform X2, which translates into the protein MGHLSAPLHRVRVPWQGLLLTASLLTFWNPPTTAQLTTESTPFNVAEGKEVLLLVHNLPQNPLGYNWYKGEMVDANHRIIGYVISDQLTTPGPAYSSREKIYPNASLLIQNVTQNDTGFYTLQVIKSDLVNEEATGQFHVYPETPKPFISSNNSNPVEDNDAVALTCEPGTQDTTYLWWINNQSLPISPRLQLSNGNRTLTLLSVTRNDAGPYECEIQNPVSANRSDPVTLNVTYGPDTPTISPSDTYYRPGANLSLSCYAASNPPAQYSWLINGTFQQSTQELFIPNITVNNSGSYTCHANNSVTGRNRTTVKTIIVTELSPVVKPQIKASKTTVTEDKDSVNLTCSTNDTGISISWFFENQSLPSSERMKLSQGNTTLSINPVKREDAGKYWCEVFNSISKNQSDPIMLSVKYNYPSQENGLSAGAIAGIVIGVLALVALIAVALACFLHFRKTGSSGPLQ
- the CEACAM1 gene encoding carcinoembryonic antigen-related cell adhesion molecule 1 isoform X6; its protein translation is MGHLSAPLHRVRVPWQGLLLTASLLTFWNPPTTAQLTTESTPFNVAEGKEVLLLVHNLPQNPLGYNWYKGEMVDANHRIIGYVISDQLTTPGPAYSSREKIYPNASLLIQNVTQNDTGFYTLQVIKSDLVNEEATGQFHVYPETPKPFISSNNSNPVEDNDAVALTCEPGTQDTTYLWWINNQSLPISPRLQLSNGNRTLTLLSVTRNDAGPYECEIQNPVSANRSDPVTLNVTYGPDTPTISPSDTYYRPGANLSLSCYAASNPPAQYSWLINGTFQQSTQELFIPNITVNNSGSYTCHANNSVTGRNRTTVKTIIVTESPVLGEDEAVPGQHHPQHKPCQEGGCGEVLV